GCACTAGACTTTAAGAAGAGCTTCAaatcggaggaggaggaggaggaggaggaggaggaggaggaggaggagggggaaggagaagaagaagaagaaaaagaagaaaaagcggCATCACTTCGtctctcaatttatttttaaaatatcttctcaTACATCACCCACTATGAGGGTTTGAAAGAAAGCGAGTGTGGTTCAGTGAGGTTTCCGAATAAATTGATGATTCCAATTTGTCTGGACCGGTTTCAATTCCCGGTGGGATCTGGGTGTGTGCCACGGGTGCCGTAAAACGTGTCTTTCTGTGGGCACGAGCTTTCTGCGTGTCGTGTACTGAGTCCGTGACTGCTCAGGTCGCTGGGTTCCAGCTTCCTCCTGTAAGCCGGCAGCTCTAGACCCTCTcggtctggaagcagaaggccGGCAGGCAGACTCGTCTCGGCTCACCGAGAGGGTCCTGGGAAGGGATTGCCGAGCCGCCGGAAGGACGAACGAACGGGGCCACGGATCTCCTCACTGCCAGTCTTGAGGAGGTCAGGCCCCGGTCTTCCGGGTCTCCGCGTCCCCGCCGTTGAGAGAACACATGGCCCTCTCTGGCATCACGGGAGGAAGAATCCAGTGACTCACCTGGGCTGGGTCCTCCGGGACCCGACTGTGCTGAGAAGAACACAGGAGACGCaaacggacggacggacggacggactcGGGCGTCCAGACCGCCCTCCTCAGCTCTCCCAGGACAGGGCCTGGCTCTTAGCCTCCCTCCCGCAGCACTCCACCGGGGGACCCCCGAGGCAGGAAGCGTCCACCGTCCCCTTCTGCTCGTTCTCTTTGGGGGTCCTGCTCCTCTCCAGGGAGCGAAGCCCACGGATCTGCCTCTTCCCATCCCGTGTGGACCGTGCCGCAGCACGCGTGGCCCGAGCCAACTCAGTCTGAGGCCCAACTGGAGGATGGAGGCTCACGGAGGTGGGCGCGTGTTCAAGTTCAGCGCCTCTCCGAGAGAGACCTTCAGAGGGGCAGAGCCACGCCAGACATACATACGGAGAGGCCATCGTGGAGGAGTGGaggagagggtggggctggggggaggCAGGAGCGCCCATCGCCATGCTGACCCCGCGGCCTCCTCAGGAGTTGAGCGAGGCGGGACCAAGGATGAAATCCGGGGTTCTCTCTGCAGTCACCCGGAGCCCAGAGGCCCAAGGAGCCTTGCTGGCCTCCTTCTCCCCGCCCTTCTTCCGGGAGCCGGCGGTGGGATACTCAGCGAGGGCCGGGCACATCCCGAGGGTTTGTGCCCCAGCCCGTGAGGCCTCCTGTGGCCACCGCCTTTTGGGTTCTCCTGGGGATGCTCACCGGGCCGCAGCCAGAGGTCGAGGCCCTCTTCCAGTCTCCAGTTCCCTGTCCCGCTGCCTTCCCCTATTTGCTGCCCAGACGCCCCAGAGCGATCCCTTCCCCACCAGAGAGCATCTCGGCCGGGCCAGGACAGCGAGCTGCAGTCCTTTGGGAAAcaacaacccccctccccccagggagtCTGCTCAAAGCGCTCGCTAGCTCTCCTAGGAGCCCTCGGTGAGCCAGGCTGCAGAGCAAAGCCTTGCCCTTGCCCACAGGGGGCGACTCAGGCCGTCCTGGGAGCACGGAGCATTGACCGAGGCAGGCGGGCCCACGTTGGTCTCCCCGGGAGGCCGTGTTCCACAGCAGACAGGCGGGCAGGCACACAGCTCTCTCCTCGGGGAACCTGACAGGGACACGGCTGCGGACGGCGTGGCTAGGCAGAGCCAAAGGCTTGGGCCGGCTCCCGCCAGGCCAGGCCCTCCCTCGctctcctcctggctctgccgCTGGGGAGAGAGAGTCCAGGCCCGCCCGCTGTGGCCGGTCACTGGGACTGGAAACCTGGTGCTCAGGGAGGCCCCGAGGCTGCTGTGAGGACCGGGGGGCGGGCGGGGGGGGGGCGACAGACCCTCCTCCGTCGGATGGCTGAAAGGCAGGAACGCCTACGGGTTCCTGCGGAGGAGCCCGATGGCCCTTAGGTGCGGAACAACGGGGCCATCCATCCCTGTCCTCTGAGAGGGGACCCGTTGGATCTCAAGCCTGGTCTTCATCAGTGACTCCTGCTCGGCAgggacggggtgggggtgggggtgggggtgggggtggggggagggcactTTACGGCCCCAACCCCTACCCGCCCCCCAACCTGTCCTGCTCTGGCTTCTTTTACTATCTCTGTGCCCCGTCAGCCTGGGGGATGCAGCAGGTCGACCCCATCCCGGGACACGCGTCTCCCACGTCCTCTGGGCTCAAGGGTTGGTGAAGGGACGGGAGACCTTGGGGGAAGGACAGACGCCGGCCGCCCACCCCCACCCGGAGCgaaaagaagggagaaggagccCCTGGGAGCCCCTGAGGAGCTGCTGGGGAAACTCCGGTGCCCGAGCTGTGTTTTGGTTTGGGCTGCTTCGCCGCCGACTCCCGTGGGCGTCGGCAGGCCACGGGGTCTGAGAGGGCCCACCGCCGCGGACAGAAGGACGTGAAGGTGCACAAGGCTAGGGGAAAGATCAAAAAAGACCCACCCTCCACGAAAACCCCATAGACCCGGCGGCAGAGGAATTCCTCCAGAAGCTGAAGGGGACGGACGGGCCAGGACCATCACCGCGCGGGGCgcggggagggagagagacgGCGGCGCGCGGACTCCCCTGCGGAGGGAGAAGCGCATCCCACCGGGCCCAGGGGCGGACAGGCGCGCTGCGGGGAAGCGCTGGCAGGCTGccgctgaggctgaggctgaggctgaggctgaggctgaggacagCCGTCTGGAACCCGCACTCTGCTGGAGTGCGGCTCAGGCCCCGGAAGACAGGGCCCACCCTGGAGCCCACCGGGAGCGCCGTCCACCCGCTTGAAGTCTGGCCTGGGGCGCGCGGGGCGCGCGGGGCAGCAGAGTTCCCGAGAGGGCCGAGATCTTCCcccgctctcccctccccccagcggGTCCCCTCTCCTTCCAGTGCTGCCAACTTCCTCCTTGTCCGCTGCGCCCGCGCCCGccggcccgcccgcccgcccgcccgccccgtACACCCACCGAGATTCAAACACTCGCTCCCTTCGGAGGCTCCCAAATGTGTCTTCCAAAATGTGTCCTCCGGCCGCGATCGATCTGCCGAATGCGCCCAGCGAGCAGCGAGCGGCGGCGAGCGGATTCCTCCCGGGGTGGAGCCAGCCTGCCTGCTCCCTGCTCGGTTCCGCTCGGCTCCGCTCtccagcgccctctgc
This genomic window from Meriones unguiculatus strain TT.TT164.6M chromosome 12, Bangor_MerUng_6.1, whole genome shotgun sequence contains:
- the LOC132646828 gene encoding uncharacterized protein LOC132646828 isoform X1, producing the protein MRTSTNHDRRTSTRSTNHDHDPTDEHQVHEPRPRRRGLPRRPRRRCKKRRCKNDVTEEVEGTGRPNSEPEERAHASRQQRALESGAERNRAGSRQAGSTPGGIRSPPLAARWAHSADRSRPEDTFWKTHLGASEGSECLNLAAEPGGERGRAWPGGSRPKPLALPSHAVRSRVPVRFPEERAVCLPACLLWNTASRGDQRGPACLGQCSVLPGRPESPPVGKGKALLCSLAHRGLLGELASALSRLPGGRGVVVSQRTAARCPGPAEMLSGGEGIALGRLGSK
- the LOC132646828 gene encoding uncharacterized protein LOC132646828 isoform X2, with translation MRTSTNHDRRTSTRSTNHDHDPTDEHQVHEPRPRRRGLPRRPRRRCKKRRCKNDVTEEVEGTGRPNSEPEERAHASRQQRALESGAERNRAGSRQAGSTPGGIRSPPLAARWAHSADRSRPEDTFWKTHLGASEGSECLNLGTRRRSCLSAIRRRRVCRPPPARPPVLTAASGPP